A window from Cinclus cinclus chromosome 4, bCinCin1.1, whole genome shotgun sequence encodes these proteins:
- the KCTD17 gene encoding BTB/POZ domain-containing protein KCTD17, protein MRMEGREEMQGAVGLRCTWDIPPPAGTQAKWVRLNVGGTVFLTTRQTLCREQKSFLCRLCQGEELQSDRDETGAYLIDRDPTYFGPILNFLRHGKLVLDKDMAEEGILEEAEFYNIGPLIRIIKDRMEEKDYTVTQVPPKHVYRVLQCQEEELTQMVSTMSDGWRFEQLVNIGSSYNYGNEDQTEFLCVVSKELYNSPNGLSSEPSHKAKNTEEDLEEEEQEVEEEAEAEAEAEEKDCPSIRDCAKLSSCGPSLLLPSVSIPALSSTSHIAPLASLQHLSLCSLCPPGLRVVSAQGPVSLCSSLFLLCRYVTCLHSQLLPA, encoded by the exons atgaggatggagggcagggaggagatGCAGGGCGCCGTGGGGCTACGCTGCACCTGGGACATCCCGCCACCCGCTGGCACCCAGGCCAAGTGGGTGAGGCTCAATGTGGGGGGCACCGTCTTCCTCACCACCAGACAGACCCTGTGTCGGGAGCAGAAATCTTTCCTGTGTCGCTTGTGCCAGGGCGAGGAGCTGCAGTCGGACCGG GATGAAACTGGTGCATACCTAATAGATCGGGACCCCACTTACTTTGGACCGATTCTAAATTTCCTCCGTCATGGAAAGCTGGTCCTGGATAAAGATATGGCTGAAGAGG GGATCCTTGAAGAAGCTGAGTTCTATAACATTGGTCCTTTGATCCGAATAATCAAGGATCGAATGGAGGAGAAGGACTACACAGTAACACAG GTGCCTCCTAAGCATGTCTACCGTGTGCTGCAGTGTCAGGAAGAGGAGCTCACTCAGATGGTTTCCACTATGTCAGATGGATGGCGATTTGAACAG CTTGTGAACATTGGCTCATCCTATAATTACGGGAACGAGGATCAGACAGAATTCCTGTGCGTGGTATCCAAGGAGTTGTACAACTCTCCTAATGGCCTGAGCTCTGAGCCCAGCCACAAAGCCAAG AACACAGAGGAGGacctggaggaggaagagcaggaggtggaggaggaggcagaggcagaagcagaagcagaggagaaag acTGTCCATCTATTCGGGATTGTGCTAAACTCTCTTCCTGCGGaccctccctcctgctcccttccGTGTCCATCCCAGCACTGTCATCTACCTCCCACATTGCCCCACTTGCCAGCCTGCAGCatctttccctctgctctcttTGTCCCCCAGGGCTCAGAGTGGTCTCTGCCCAGGGCCCTGTCTCTCTCTGCTCCTCacttttcctcctctgcaggTATGTTACCTGTCTgcactcccagctcctgccagcctga